One genomic region from uncultured Subdoligranulum sp. encodes:
- the frr gene encoding ribosome recycling factor — MSSTTKPFEEKMNASVDHLARELAAIRAGRANPAVLDRVTVDYYGSPTPINQIAAVAVAEARILTITPWDRQMLKPISKAIQTSDIGINPIDDGQVIRLIFPAPTEERRKQLTKDVQKQGEEAKVAVRNVRRDAMDKFKAMKKAGELTEDDQKKLEEETQKLTDKYVKLIDETCAAKNKEIMEV, encoded by the coding sequence ATGAGCAGCACGACGAAACCGTTTGAAGAAAAGATGAATGCCAGCGTGGACCATCTGGCCCGGGAGCTGGCGGCGATCCGCGCTGGCCGTGCCAACCCGGCCGTTCTCGACCGTGTCACGGTGGATTACTACGGCAGCCCCACGCCCATCAACCAGATCGCCGCGGTGGCGGTGGCGGAAGCGCGTATTCTGACCATCACCCCCTGGGACCGCCAGATGCTCAAGCCCATTTCCAAGGCCATCCAGACCAGCGATATCGGCATCAACCCCATCGATGACGGCCAGGTGATCCGGCTGATCTTCCCGGCACCCACCGAGGAACGCCGCAAGCAGCTGACCAAGGATGTCCAGAAGCAGGGCGAGGAAGCCAAGGTGGCGGTGCGCAACGTGCGCCGTGATGCCATGGACAAGTTCAAGGCCATGAAGAAGGCCGGCGAACTGACCGAGGATGACCAGAAAAAGCTGGAGGAAGAGACCCAGAAACTGACCGACAAGTACGTCAAGCTGATCGACGAGACTTGTGCTGCCAAGAATAAGGAAATCATGGAAGTCTGA
- the pyrH gene encoding UMP kinase — translation MGIQYNRILLKVSGEALSGPKGTGFDEATIASICAGIKKAYELGAQIGIVVGGGNFWRGRSSGKMDRMDADKIGMLATVMNALAVKDALRQQGVPAVVMTSSFMPQVAEVFTSDKAIAALESGKIVVFGGGTGNPIFSTDTASALRALEIGADAMFKATMVDGVYDKDPHKYPDAVRYDTLTFTRVLDERLAVMDSTAATLCRDNGLPILVFDLGQPDNIAKAVEGQAVGTIVKE, via the coding sequence ATGGGGATTCAATACAACCGCATCCTGCTGAAAGTCAGCGGGGAGGCACTCTCCGGCCCGAAGGGCACCGGCTTTGACGAGGCAACCATCGCTTCCATCTGCGCCGGCATCAAGAAAGCGTACGAACTGGGTGCGCAGATCGGTATTGTGGTAGGCGGCGGCAACTTCTGGCGCGGCCGTTCCAGCGGCAAGATGGACCGTATGGATGCCGACAAGATCGGTATGCTGGCCACTGTGATGAACGCGCTGGCCGTCAAGGACGCGCTGCGCCAGCAGGGCGTGCCGGCGGTGGTCATGACCAGTTCCTTCATGCCCCAGGTGGCGGAAGTCTTCACCAGTGACAAGGCCATCGCGGCGCTGGAAAGCGGCAAGATCGTCGTCTTCGGCGGCGGTACCGGCAACCCGATCTTCTCCACCGATACCGCTTCGGCGCTGCGTGCGCTGGAGATCGGCGCCGACGCCATGTTCAAGGCGACGATGGTGGACGGCGTGTATGACAAGGACCCCCACAAGTATCCCGACGCGGTGCGCTACGATACGCTGACCTTCACCCGGGTGCTGGATGAGCGGCTGGCCGTGATGGATTCCACGGCGGCCACGCTGTGCCGTGACAACGGCCTGCCCATCCTGGTCTTTGATCTGGGCCAGCCCGACAACATCGCCAAGGCCGTGGAGGGCCAAGCGGTGGGCACCATCGTCAAGGAGTAA
- a CDS encoding phosphatidate cytidylyltransferase gives MKTRVITAAVGLVFLAVVLAFFNTILFDLVLTAVCLIAIHEVFSAMGFGKKQWYLYAVAVPYTLLIMLTTTPAARILVLPVSFLVVLFFNICQIAQVHALDFGKLTGYVYFSGVIIFCFYSLIHLKRMLPFENYRYDAIYFILLILCFAWGGDTAAYFAGRAFGKHKLAPVVSPNKTVEGAIGGVAGSVLAGMLLTAAYTLLSAGYNVISIQMRPKHYVVLLFMGAIASVLGILGDLFASAVKRQVGLKDYGTIFPGHGGILDRFDSVMFIAPFVAIVVRYFFYVL, from the coding sequence ATGAAGACCCGCGTCATTACCGCCGCTGTCGGCCTGGTTTTTCTGGCCGTCGTGCTGGCGTTTTTCAACACCATCCTGTTTGATCTGGTGCTCACGGCCGTCTGCCTGATCGCCATCCATGAAGTCTTTTCTGCCATGGGATTCGGCAAGAAGCAATGGTATCTGTATGCCGTGGCGGTGCCGTATACACTGCTGATCATGCTTACGACTACCCCTGCCGCCCGCATACTGGTGTTGCCGGTCAGCTTTCTGGTGGTGCTGTTTTTCAATATCTGCCAGATTGCCCAGGTACATGCGCTGGATTTCGGCAAGCTGACGGGCTATGTCTATTTTTCCGGGGTCATCATCTTCTGCTTCTATTCCCTCATTCACCTCAAACGGATGTTGCCTTTTGAAAATTATCGCTATGACGCCATCTATTTCATTCTGCTGATCCTCTGCTTTGCCTGGGGCGGTGATACCGCCGCCTACTTCGCGGGGCGTGCCTTCGGCAAGCACAAGCTGGCGCCGGTGGTCAGTCCCAACAAGACGGTGGAAGGCGCCATCGGCGGCGTGGCAGGCAGCGTCCTTGCCGGTATGCTGCTGACGGCGGCTTACACGCTGCTGTCCGCCGGGTACAACGTGATCAGCATCCAGATGCGCCCCAAGCATTATGTGGTGCTGCTTTTCATGGGGGCCATCGCCTCGGTGCTGGGCATTCTGGGCGATCTCTTTGCCTCGGCGGTGAAGCGCCAGGTAGGGCTCAAGGATTACGGTACGATCTTCCCGGGCCACGGCGGTATTCTGGACCGCTTCGACAGCGTGATGTTCATCGCGCCGTTCGTGGCGATCGTTGTGCGGTATTTCTTTTATGTTCTGTAA
- a CDS encoding GDSL-type esterase/lipase family protein: MKLPSIAPWDHWNRKLLLTAAGCAVAIVVFCCLLIVALSGRTDNDVLNAATAETAETAETASPENAALTRASDLAVETAAAGTVLGKTEDAGRTYVDETLFIGDSNTARYMMYADETGQAFTSLNNNIGVVSMGAGAITTLKCEKFKGSSAMYTVPDAVAMLKPKRIIICYGTNNLGGSSTDATSFISTYLQGLQAIQTAWPYCDIIVSAIPPLDKQRENTNLTMTQVDAYNAALVTMCEENGFKFLNSAEVLRDSTTGWAKTDYTLSDGVHLSKAAVTAYFDYVRTHAYVTEDRRPQPLGTIPTPDGVPANLITQDPIAVRGAKVPLEFVATNGGSLSGSTSQLVKKGGTASAVTAVPKEGFVFAGWTSSTGGSYSSATIQYTMPADANAGGVVLTAHFQADAHEHQFVEISDSVVAATCLNAGSAKYKCSICGEIIEKDIPALGHDWNGGSQQGDQIVYTCRRCGQTKSETIAHTHNYNIVVNDIPATCTDAEVIVMQCSCGAQTTTYGNGALGHQPVTHGDGSVVCSRCGTLLQAAPTPAPTPVPPTPAPEPSTPDPTPEAPDPVTPAPTPGIQTPTPAPPAESGPAPEQTPPTEPVPPASTESQPAEQAVEETAPETVVEG, from the coding sequence ATGAAATTGCCGTCCATTGCCCCCTGGGATCACTGGAACCGCAAACTGCTTCTGACTGCCGCCGGCTGCGCCGTTGCCATCGTTGTGTTTTGCTGCCTTCTGATCGTCGCATTGAGCGGCAGAACGGACAATGATGTCCTGAATGCCGCCACGGCCGAGACGGCGGAAACCGCCGAGACGGCATCACCGGAAAACGCCGCCCTCACCCGCGCTTCCGATCTGGCGGTGGAGACCGCCGCTGCCGGCACTGTCCTGGGAAAAACCGAGGATGCCGGGCGCACCTACGTCGATGAAACCCTGTTCATCGGCGACTCCAACACCGCCCGTTACATGATGTATGCCGATGAAACCGGGCAGGCGTTCACCTCCCTGAACAACAACATCGGCGTTGTCAGCATGGGGGCGGGCGCCATCACCACCCTCAAGTGCGAGAAATTCAAGGGTTCTTCTGCCATGTACACCGTGCCGGATGCTGTGGCCATGCTCAAGCCCAAGCGCATCATCATCTGCTACGGCACCAACAATCTGGGCGGTTCGTCCACCGATGCTACCAGCTTCATTTCCACCTACTTACAGGGTCTGCAGGCGATCCAGACCGCCTGGCCCTACTGTGACATCATCGTCAGCGCCATTCCGCCGCTGGACAAGCAGCGGGAAAACACCAACCTCACCATGACCCAGGTGGATGCCTACAACGCGGCCCTGGTCACCATGTGCGAAGAAAACGGCTTCAAGTTCCTGAACAGCGCCGAGGTCCTGCGGGACAGCACCACCGGCTGGGCCAAAACCGACTACACCCTTTCGGACGGCGTGCATCTGTCCAAGGCGGCGGTCACTGCCTATTTCGACTATGTGCGCACCCACGCCTATGTGACGGAGGACCGCCGTCCCCAGCCGCTGGGCACCATCCCCACCCCCGACGGTGTGCCCGCCAATCTGATCACCCAGGATCCCATCGCCGTGCGGGGCGCCAAAGTGCCGCTGGAATTCGTGGCCACCAACGGCGGCTCCCTGTCCGGGTCCACCAGCCAGCTGGTCAAGAAGGGCGGCACCGCCAGCGCCGTGACCGCCGTGCCCAAGGAGGGGTTTGTCTTTGCCGGATGGACATCCAGCACCGGGGGCAGCTACAGCAGCGCCACCATTCAGTATACCATGCCTGCGGACGCCAACGCCGGCGGCGTGGTGCTGACCGCCCATTTCCAGGCGGACGCCCATGAACACCAGTTTGTGGAGATCAGCGACAGCGTGGTGGCGGCCACCTGCCTGAATGCCGGCAGCGCCAAATACAAGTGCAGCATCTGCGGCGAGATCATCGAGAAAGACATTCCCGCCCTCGGCCATGACTGGAACGGCGGCAGCCAGCAGGGCGACCAGATCGTCTACACCTGCCGCCGCTGTGGCCAGACCAAAAGTGAAACCATCGCCCACACGCATAACTATAATATCGTAGTGAACGATATCCCTGCCACCTGCACCGACGCCGAGGTCATTGTCATGCAGTGTTCCTGCGGCGCGCAGACCACCACTTATGGCAATGGTGCCCTGGGGCATCAGCCTGTCACCCATGGAGACGGCAGTGTGGTCTGTTCCCGCTGCGGCACATTGCTGCAGGCTGCGCCCACACCAGCACCGACACCTGTTCCTCCCACACCGGCTCCGGAGCCTTCCACGCCAGATCCCACGCCGGAGGCACCAGATCCAGTAACGCCAGCCCCCACGCCGGGAATCCAGACCCCAACTCCGGCGCCGCCCGCCGAGTCAGGGCCGGCACCGGAACAAACTCCGCCAACCGAGCCCGTTCCCCCGGCCAGCACCGAGTCACAACCGGCGGAACAGGCTGTGGAAGAAACTGCGCCTGAAACGGTCGTGGAGGGCTAA
- a CDS encoding purine-nucleoside phosphorylase, whose protein sequence is MKEVDTAAAYLREHLPFAPDLALVLGSGLGGLADEIEDAVVIPYRDVPGFPLSTAPGHAGRFVAGHLGGKNVLCMQGRFHYYEGHEMQTIALPVRVFKALGCRALILTNAAGGVNWDFNVGDFMLITDHINFMGANPLRGANDDSIGPRFCDMTHVYAPDLQELALKVAAAQNLVLQKGVYLGYMGPSFETPAEIRAFRTLGADAVGMSTVPEAIAASHCGLPVLGLSLITNMAAGMAGKRLSGDEVIEIANQRGAVFQQLVRGIVEAM, encoded by the coding sequence ATGAAAGAAGTCGATACCGCTGCCGCCTATCTGCGCGAGCATCTGCCCTTTGCCCCCGACCTGGCGCTGGTGCTGGGTTCCGGTCTGGGCGGTCTGGCCGATGAGATCGAGGACGCCGTGGTCATTCCCTACCGGGATGTGCCGGGCTTTCCCCTCTCCACCGCCCCCGGCCATGCCGGCCGCTTTGTGGCCGGACATCTGGGCGGCAAGAACGTGCTCTGCATGCAGGGCCGCTTCCACTACTATGAGGGCCACGAGATGCAGACCATAGCCCTGCCCGTGCGGGTCTTCAAGGCGCTGGGCTGCCGCGCGCTTATTCTGACCAACGCCGCCGGCGGCGTGAACTGGGATTTCAACGTGGGAGACTTCATGCTCATCACCGATCACATCAATTTCATGGGTGCCAACCCGCTGCGGGGCGCCAACGATGACAGCATCGGCCCCCGGTTCTGTGACATGACCCACGTCTACGCCCCCGACCTGCAGGAGCTGGCCCTGAAAGTGGCCGCCGCCCAGAATCTGGTTCTGCAGAAGGGTGTCTATCTGGGTTACATGGGCCCCAGCTTTGAAACGCCCGCCGAAATCCGCGCCTTCCGCACGCTGGGTGCCGACGCCGTGGGCATGAGCACCGTTCCCGAGGCCATCGCCGCCAGTCACTGCGGGCTGCCCGTGCTGGGGTTAAGCCTCATCACCAACATGGCTGCCGGCATGGCGGGCAAGCGGCTGTCCGGCGACGAGGTCATTGAAATTGCCAACCAGCGCGGCGCTGTCTTCCAGCAGCTGGTGCGGGGCATCGTGGAGGCCATGTAG
- a CDS encoding sporulation initiation factor Spo0A C-terminal domain-containing protein — protein MQALTQKKTVVAVFVTEARMERDCIRLYARTHPEVRAAAVLSGGQELLQHLRCGLTPQVLVLDVLLTDMGILTLMEEIHGLHLDPEPTILLTVPVPEQTAARRAMQIFGDCQILLKPYRLKELFDQVYLLGAGADRYRLYRARGFCRRCLQQMRADPAMSGCDYLEQMVLYAFTAERPYPAAALYQMVAQDYDTQEASVAAAVMRLSRKMWQQGTPLYRQLCLRCGLPEEAVLPNGKLLKGLLELLKQEIV, from the coding sequence ATGCAGGCGCTGACACAAAAGAAAACGGTGGTGGCGGTTTTCGTGACGGAAGCCCGCATGGAGCGGGACTGTATCCGTCTGTACGCGCGGACTCACCCTGAAGTCCGTGCGGCGGCGGTACTGTCCGGTGGACAGGAACTGCTGCAGCATCTTCGCTGCGGTTTGACACCCCAGGTCCTGGTGCTGGATGTGCTGCTCACCGATATGGGGATCCTTACCCTGATGGAGGAAATCCACGGTCTGCATCTGGATCCCGAACCCACCATATTGCTCACGGTCCCGGTGCCGGAACAGACGGCGGCACGCCGGGCCATGCAGATCTTCGGCGACTGCCAGATTCTTTTGAAACCCTACCGGCTCAAGGAGCTGTTTGACCAGGTTTATCTGCTGGGGGCGGGGGCCGACCGGTATCGGCTGTACCGTGCCCGCGGCTTTTGCAGGCGCTGCCTGCAGCAGATGCGGGCGGACCCAGCCATGAGCGGTTGCGATTATCTGGAGCAGATGGTCCTGTATGCTTTTACGGCGGAGCGGCCCTATCCGGCCGCAGCGCTCTATCAGATGGTGGCCCAGGACTACGACACCCAGGAGGCCAGTGTGGCGGCGGCCGTCATGCGGCTTTCCCGCAAGATGTGGCAGCAGGGGACGCCGCTGTACCGGCAGCTGTGCCTGCGGTGCGGACTGCCGGAGGAAGCTGTCCTGCCCAACGGCAAGCTGCTGAAGGGATTGCTGGAACTGCTCAAACAGGAGATTGTATAG
- a CDS encoding ATP-binding protein — protein sequence MQKKEQELAMALRGGLRGRFRQSFHLLENALEVLDDQMAHCVTPDEYETLRPLLRQITEQLVQLQRLGEHAADAAVAPVLQRVCAPRPMELLGQLREMAGLFNEILLQETVDGSVTVEAPTDLPVLLTMGDDTLLNGLLANLVSNSLAAGTPARITFSCTPGQFCYRDDGPGLPEDAVALLEGGTWSERLLEQGGLGLPLIRAYAAAMGWDLTVEHGKGTCLRFVLPPCAVDLGGMVLESTGPGAIQRDRRRRALWQELHPVLPRKE from the coding sequence ATGCAGAAGAAGGAACAGGAGCTGGCGATGGCACTGCGCGGCGGTTTGCGCGGACGGTTCCGGCAGTCTTTCCATCTCTTGGAAAATGCGCTGGAAGTGCTGGACGATCAGATGGCCCACTGCGTGACGCCGGACGAGTATGAGACCCTCCGCCCGCTGCTGCGGCAGATCACAGAGCAGCTGGTGCAGCTGCAGCGGCTGGGAGAGCATGCTGCGGATGCGGCCGTTGCGCCGGTGCTGCAGCGGGTCTGCGCGCCGCGCCCCATGGAGCTGCTGGGACAGCTGCGGGAGATGGCCGGGCTGTTCAATGAGATCCTGCTGCAGGAGACGGTGGACGGTTCGGTCACGGTGGAAGCCCCGACGGACCTTCCGGTTCTGCTGACGATGGGGGACGACACCCTGCTCAACGGGCTGCTGGCCAACCTGGTTTCCAACTCCCTGGCGGCGGGCACACCGGCCCGGATCACCTTCTCCTGCACACCGGGGCAGTTCTGCTACCGGGATGACGGCCCGGGACTGCCCGAAGATGCGGTGGCACTGCTGGAGGGCGGTACCTGGAGCGAGCGTCTGCTGGAACAGGGCGGGCTGGGCCTGCCGCTGATCCGTGCGTATGCGGCGGCGATGGGATGGGACCTGACCGTGGAACACGGAAAGGGAACCTGCCTGCGGTTTGTCCTGCCTCCCTGTGCGGTGGATCTGGGCGGCATGGTGCTGGAATCCACCGGGCCGGGTGCCATCCAGCGGGACCGGCGCCGCCGCGCGCTCTGGCAGGAACTGCATCCCGTTCTGCCGCGAAAAGAATAA
- a CDS encoding Mrp/NBP35 family ATP-binding protein, which produces MSEECTHDCSTCNANCDHRAPQHEPPHPKSHIRKVIGVVSGKGGVGKSMTSAMLAVAMRRLGYKAGILDADITGPSIPRLFGVKGPATGDGESINPVSSRTGIEIMSINLLLEDPEAPVVWRGPVIAGAVKQFWQEVVWDVDFLFVDMPPGTGDVPLTVFQTLPVDGIIIVSSPQELVGMIVGKAVQMAKMMNVPILGLVENMSYAVCPDCGKHINVFGDSHVDEIAGKYQLPVLAKMPIDPELSKEADAGMVEMYAGDFLNGAADAVAKLLKPQG; this is translated from the coding sequence ATGAGTGAAGAATGTACCCACGATTGCAGCACCTGCAATGCGAATTGTGATCATCGCGCCCCCCAGCATGAACCGCCGCACCCGAAAAGCCACATCCGTAAGGTCATCGGCGTTGTGTCCGGCAAGGGCGGCGTCGGCAAGAGCATGACCAGTGCCATGCTGGCCGTGGCCATGCGCCGTCTGGGCTACAAGGCCGGTATCCTGGATGCCGACATCACCGGTCCTTCCATCCCCCGCCTGTTCGGCGTGAAGGGTCCGGCCACCGGCGACGGCGAATCCATCAACCCGGTGAGCAGCCGCACCGGCATCGAAATCATGAGCATCAACCTGCTGCTGGAAGACCCGGAGGCCCCGGTGGTCTGGCGCGGCCCCGTCATTGCCGGTGCCGTCAAGCAGTTCTGGCAGGAAGTGGTATGGGATGTGGATTTCCTGTTCGTGGACATGCCTCCGGGAACCGGTGACGTGCCGCTGACGGTCTTCCAGACCCTGCCGGTGGACGGCATCATCATCGTGTCCAGCCCCCAGGAACTGGTGGGTATGATTGTGGGCAAGGCTGTGCAGATGGCCAAGATGATGAATGTGCCCATTCTGGGTCTTGTGGAAAACATGAGCTACGCGGTCTGCCCCGACTGCGGCAAGCACATCAACGTTTTCGGCGACAGCCATGTGGATGAGATCGCCGGCAAGTATCAGCTGCCGGTGCTGGCCAAGATGCCCATCGATCCCGAGCTGTCCAAGGAAGCGGACGCCGGCATGGTGGAAATGTACGCCGGCGACTTCCTGAACGGCGCCGCCGATGCGGTGGCCAAGCTGCTGAAACCCCAGGGCTGA
- a CDS encoding oligosaccharide flippase family protein, which translates to MTRRRIYLKNAMLLTASGLVLRMLGMGFRVILSAYLGGEGMGLYQLILALYMVFVALATAGVPVAATRLAAQSLARGQGIAATLRGLCTTALALGTMAMVAQAALAGPAARLLLHDARAETALRVLAPSLPFMAVAGALRGCFLAARRVTPNVVAQLIEQLVRMAVAVAGLRVMARWGAGYGCAAVVLGNTVSEGVSCCLMVVFAVRTRDFARRSGEPLHPYTRRELYDIILPVTGSRLLSSGLQAVESSLIPLTLAIYTGDRAVAMTQYGNFKGMALPLLFFPFSVLSALSGLMMPEITRAHTRGDGRGTRRMIGMVLKLTGTISLAAGVGFVLFGPQLAQLVYRDAEVGRYVQVLGFVAPFMYLESMVDGVLKGLGEQMATFRYSMVDSLFRIAAIAILLPRYGILAFLGIMIASNLLTFALNTRRMLQVAAAA; encoded by the coding sequence ATGACAAGACGCCGCATCTACCTGAAAAATGCAATGCTGCTCACCGCCTCCGGCCTGGTGCTCCGTATGCTGGGCATGGGATTCCGGGTGATCCTCTCGGCCTACCTGGGCGGGGAAGGCATGGGACTGTATCAGCTGATCCTGGCCCTGTACATGGTGTTTGTGGCGCTGGCCACCGCCGGCGTTCCGGTGGCTGCCACCCGGCTGGCAGCCCAGAGCCTGGCGCGGGGGCAGGGCATCGCCGCCACGCTGCGCGGCCTGTGCACAACGGCTCTGGCCCTGGGGACAATGGCCATGGTGGCCCAGGCGGCACTGGCGGGGCCGGCGGCGCGGCTGCTCCTGCATGATGCCCGGGCCGAAACGGCCCTGCGGGTGCTGGCGCCCAGCCTGCCGTTCATGGCGGTGGCAGGTGCGCTGCGCGGCTGCTTTCTGGCGGCCCGGCGGGTGACGCCCAATGTGGTGGCGCAGCTTATCGAACAGCTGGTCCGCATGGCAGTGGCGGTGGCAGGGCTGCGGGTGATGGCCCGGTGGGGCGCCGGGTACGGATGCGCGGCGGTGGTGCTGGGCAACACGGTCTCGGAGGGAGTGTCCTGCTGCCTGATGGTGGTCTTTGCAGTCAGGACGCGGGACTTTGCCCGCCGCAGCGGGGAACCCCTGCACCCCTACACCCGGCGGGAACTGTATGACATCATTCTGCCGGTGACGGGAAGCCGGCTGCTGAGCAGCGGACTGCAGGCGGTGGAGAGCAGCCTGATCCCGCTGACGCTGGCCATCTATACCGGGGATCGTGCGGTGGCCATGACCCAGTACGGAAATTTCAAGGGGATGGCACTGCCGCTTCTGTTTTTCCCCTTTTCGGTGCTGTCGGCGCTGTCCGGGCTGATGATGCCGGAGATCACCCGTGCCCACACCCGGGGCGACGGGCGGGGAACCCGGCGGATGATCGGCATGGTGCTGAAACTGACGGGCACCATCTCACTGGCGGCGGGGGTGGGATTTGTGCTGTTTGGTCCGCAGCTGGCGCAGCTGGTATACCGGGATGCGGAAGTGGGACGGTATGTGCAGGTGCTGGGATTTGTGGCGCCCTTTATGTATCTGGAGAGCATGGTGGACGGCGTGCTGAAGGGGCTGGGGGAGCAGATGGCCACCTTCCGTTACTCAATGGTGGATTCCCTGTTCCGCATTGCCGCCATTGCGATCCTGCTGCCCCGGTACGGTATCCTGGCCTTTCTGGGCATCATGATTGCCTCCAACCTGCTGACCTTTGCCCTCAACACACGACGGATGCTGCAGGTTGCAGCCGCTGCATAG
- a CDS encoding ABC transporter ATP-binding protein, with the protein MDSTRQKQGGSGVLLRRFLPYLMKYKGILLFDLFCAALTTLCDIVLPKIMGVLTNAASGQGAALTVQAVLKLALLYFVLRLIDGAASYFMSGTGHIMGVHIETDMRRDAFDHLLRLDHTYYNNTKVGQIMGRITNDLFDVTEFAHHCPEEFFIAFIKIVASFLILCQASIPLTLVVFACVPLMGVVSVYLNLKLRARFRQQRFQIGELNATIEDSLLGQRVVKAFAAEAQEREKFAEGNRTFENIKTLTYHAMAAFNTSTRLFDGLMYLVVILAGGLALVYGAISAGDLVAYVLYVSTLIATIRRIVEFAEQFQRGMTGIERFLEIMDTPVAIADAPDARPLTVREGGIEFRDVSFEYPDDHNQVLRHVNLRIRPGESLALVGPSGGGKTTLCNLIPRFYDVTGGEILIDGQDIRHVTLHSLRDAIGVVQQDVYLFSGTVAENIAYGKPGATRAEIEQAARLAGADGFVRALKDGYDTYVGERGVKLSGGQKQRIAIARVFLKNPPILLLDEATSALDNESEILVGQSLDKLAKGRTTLTIAHRLTTIQNADRILVLGKDGIEEEGSHAELLARKGIYYRLWNGLVSGQTL; encoded by the coding sequence ATGGATTCTACCCGTCAAAAGCAGGGCGGCAGCGGCGTACTGCTGCGCCGTTTTCTGCCCTATCTGATGAAATACAAAGGCATTCTGCTGTTTGACCTGTTCTGCGCGGCCCTGACCACTCTGTGTGATATCGTGCTGCCCAAGATCATGGGCGTGCTGACCAACGCCGCCTCCGGCCAGGGTGCGGCCTTGACCGTACAGGCTGTTCTGAAACTGGCCCTGCTGTATTTTGTGCTGCGGCTCATTGACGGCGCCGCCAGTTATTTCATGTCCGGCACCGGGCATATCATGGGCGTTCATATCGAAACCGATATGCGCCGCGACGCTTTTGACCACCTGCTGCGGCTGGACCACACCTATTACAACAACACCAAGGTGGGGCAGATCATGGGGCGCATCACCAACGATCTGTTCGACGTTACCGAATTTGCCCACCACTGCCCCGAGGAGTTCTTCATCGCCTTCATCAAGATCGTTGCCTCTTTCCTCATCCTCTGCCAGGCCAGCATTCCCCTGACGCTGGTGGTGTTTGCCTGCGTTCCGCTGATGGGCGTGGTATCGGTCTATTTGAACCTGAAACTGCGGGCCCGGTTCCGGCAGCAGCGCTTCCAGATCGGGGAACTCAACGCCACCATCGAGGACAGCCTGCTGGGGCAGCGGGTGGTCAAGGCCTTTGCCGCCGAGGCCCAGGAGCGGGAAAAGTTTGCCGAGGGCAACCGAACCTTTGAGAACATCAAGACCCTTACCTACCACGCCATGGCCGCCTTCAACACTTCCACACGTCTGTTCGACGGCCTGATGTATCTGGTCGTCATTCTGGCTGGCGGCCTGGCGCTGGTATACGGGGCCATCAGCGCCGGCGATCTGGTGGCCTATGTGCTCTACGTTTCCACCCTGATTGCCACCATCCGGCGCATCGTGGAATTTGCCGAGCAGTTCCAGCGGGGCATGACCGGCATCGAGCGCTTCCTGGAAATCATGGACACCCCCGTAGCCATCGCCGATGCCCCCGACGCCCGGCCGCTGACCGTGCGGGAGGGCGGCATCGAATTCCGGGATGTGAGCTTTGAGTACCCCGACGACCACAACCAGGTACTGCGCCACGTGAATCTGCGCATCCGGCCCGGGGAAAGCCTGGCCCTGGTGGGGCCTTCCGGCGGCGGCAAAACCACCCTATGCAACCTGATCCCGCGGTTCTACGATGTCACCGGCGGTGAGATCCTCATCGACGGGCAGGACATCCGCCATGTCACGCTGCACAGTCTGCGGGACGCCATCGGCGTTGTGCAGCAGGATGTCTATCTGTTCAGCGGCACCGTGGCGGAGAACATTGCCTATGGCAAGCCCGGCGCCACCCGTGCAGAAATCGAACAGGCCGCCCGTCTGGCCGGTGCCGACGGCTTTGTGCGGGCGCTGAAAGACGGGTATGACACCTACGTGGGCGAACGGGGCGTCAAACTCAGCGGCGGTCAGAAGCAGCGCATCGCCATTGCGCGGGTCTTCCTGAAGAACCCGCCCATCCTGCTGCTGGATGAGGCCACCAGTGCCCTGGACAACGAGAGTGAAATCCTGGTGGGCCAAAGTCTGGACAAACTGGCCAAGGGCCGCACCACGCTGACCATCGCCCACCGCCTGACCACCATCCAGAACGCCGACCGCATCCTGGTCCTGGGCAAAGACGGCATCGAGGAGGAAGGCAGCCACGCCGAACTGCTGGCCAGGAAGGGCATCTACTACCGCCTGTGGAATGGCCTTGTCAGCGGCCAGACCCTATAA